The Kribbella shirazensis genomic interval GCCTGCTCCGCCTCGATGACGTCGGCGACGTCGACGCCGATCGCGTCGGCGAGCTCGCCGGAACTCGGCCAGTGCCCCAGTTCCAGGGCCATCGTGGTCTGGACGGCGTTCACCCGGGACTGGATCTCCTGCAACCGCCGCGGGAGCTTGATCGCCCACGCATGGTCGCGAAAGTGATGCCGGATCCCGCCGCGGATCGTCGGCACGGCGTACGACCGGAAGTCTGAGCCCGGCGTCGGCCGGTAGTTGCGTACGGCCCGGATCAGGTGCTCGACGGCGATCTGTTCGAGATCCTCGGCGTCGACTCCGCGACCGCGGTACCGGCGGGCGATGGTCCGGGCGAGCGGGATGCCGGCGACGATCGCCTCGTCGACGAGCTCCTCGCGGCGCTGCCCGCGACTGGCGTGTGCTGCCCGGAGGAGGCTCTCGGTCCGGGCGGACTGTTCGGCGTGGGACGACGGAACCTGGACTGGACTACTCGTAGTCATTGCGGGTTGTCCTGCCTGTGCCCGTCCCGGCCGAGTGCGGCGCCTTGTTGTACCGCGACCGGGACGCCCTCCGGGTACCCGCGGTTCGGCAGGTGAATCGTCCGCGCCGGCTGAGTCGTCGCGGTCAGCGTTTGTGCCGGACGTACGCCGGGATCACGAGCCAGAAGACCAGGAACCACACGAGTACCACGGCCACCACGGCCAGTGCGGCACTGCGCGGGAGTACGACGTCCAGCGCGATCAGCACGCCGCCGCACATCGACGCGACGAGAAACGCCATACCGCTGGTGGTCAGCCAGTGGGCGATCGTCACCAACTGGTCGCGCTGGCCTTGCTGGTACAGCACTCGGTGCAGCGCGACAGGCGCCAGGAACAGAGCGACCGCGAGGGCCGCGGCGATCAGCGTGCCGGCGTACACGGCATGCGTGAAGTCGTCCGCGCCGTGGAACGGCCCCTGGAACGCGATACCGAGCAGGAACGCGAACAGGATCTGCGTCCCGGTCTGCATCAGCCGCAGCTCCTGCAGGAGCTCGTTCCAGTGCCGATCGAGCCGTTCGCCGGACGACTCACCGTTCCGTTCGTACGCCAGCGAATCCGATCCCATGCCTCAGCCCTCCGTCGTAAGTCAGCACCTCGGTACCCCGGAACGCGGCACTCGACACGCGCATGCGTGCCGCCCGGCCCGGGCACCGGAGCCGCTGACCGAGGAGGGAGCTATGCACGCACTCGTGCTGAACTGCACGCTGAAGCCGTCACCGGCGCGATCGAACACCGATCAGCTGGCCGAGGTCGTCGTGGACGGCCTGCAGCGCGAGAAAGTGAACGTCGAACGGATACGGCTGGTGGCCCAGCGCATGCTCGAGCGGATGGACGCGATGCTGAGCGAGACGGACGCAGCGGGGCGCCCGGTGGCGTACAACCGGGTCGCCGGCGTCGTTGTCACCGGCAACGAGGACGGCGCGCACCACGTCATCTCCGAGATCAGCGGGGCGCTGTGCGACATCGGGTACACGATCCCCGGCCAGTCCTGGACGTACTGGAACAAGGGCCCCGGTCCCGGGCCGAGCTACACCGAGACGGCCGAGGGGCACGAGTGGTCGGCCAAGACCGGCCGCGCGATGGCCTCGAACCTCGCCGCGGAGGCCAGGGCCCTCGCGGACAACCCGATCCCCGCGCCCAGCGGGTGACATCACCGGCCCCGCTGTGGACTCGGTGTGGCGTGGGCGCGGGAGGGTACTGGGGTCCCGTGAGCGAGAACGAGTGCCAGATCCAGGCGAGTGCCGAAGACGTGTTCGCCGTACTGACCGACGGATGGTCGTACGCCGCGTGGGTGGTGGGCGCGTCCCGGATCCGTGACGTCGACCCGCCGTGGCCCGAACCCGGCGGGAACATCCACCACTCCGTCGGGGCGTGGCCGTTGCTGATCGACGACACCACGACCTCCCTGGAGTACGAGCCGCTGAAGCGGCTGCGGCTGCGCGTCCGGGTCTGGCCCGCCGGGCACGGCGAGGTGGAGTTCCGGGTGACCGAGACCGCCGACGGGTGCCGGATCGTGATGACCGAGCAGTCGACCAGCGGCCCGATCTCGCTGCTGCCCACGGCGGCGGCCGATCTGGTCCTGCATCCGCGGAACGCGGAGACCCTGCGACGGCTCAAGCTGCTCGCCGAGAAGCGGTCCTGATCGTTCGCCGTCGTTTGTCGCAGTACGGCGCGGGAACCGGCCCGGAATGGGAAAGATCGATCGGATCGCGGAGCCTTGGGGAACGCGGGCGCCGTACGGGCCGGGGGAGCGGTGGCCGGTCCGCGTGGACCTCCGGCTGGACGACGGGGTGAGTCCGGCGGACGTCGACGCCTGGGTGCAGTCGGCGACGATCCTGCACTCGAACGGGGACGGCCTGGACATCGCGGTCAAGGACGGCCGGATCGTCGGCGTCCGCGGCCGGGCGGTGGACCGGGTGAACCACGGCAGGCTCGGGCCCAAGGACCTGTTCGGGTACCAGGCGAACAACTCCGCCGATCGGCTCACGACACCGCTGATCCGGCGCGACGGTGAACTCGTCGAGACCGACTGGGAGACCGCGATGACAGCGGTCGCCGGCCGGACGAAGGAACTGCTCGCCGAGCGCGGGCCGAGTTCGATCGGGTTCTACACGACCGGGCAGCTGTTCCTGGAGGAGTACTACACGCTCGCGCTGGTCGGCCACGGCGGCGTCGGCACGAACCACCTGGACGGCAACACCAGACTCTGTACGGCGACCGCGGCGGCCGCGCTGAAGGAGTCGTTCGCGTGCGACGGCCAGCCGGGCTCGTACACCGACATCGACCACGCGGATGTCATCGCCCTGTACGGGCACAACATGGCGGAGACGCAGACCGTGCTGTGGACCCGGATCCTCGACCGCCTCGCCGGGCCGAACCCGCCGAAACTCCTGTGCGCGGATCCCCGCCGTACGCCGGTGGCCGAGGCCGCGACCATCCATCTCGCGCCCCGGCCGGGGACGAACGTCGCGCTGATGAACGCGATCCTGCACGAGATCATCGCCAACGCATGGGTCGACCGCGACTACGTGGACCGGCACACGGTCGGGTACGACGAACTCGAGAAGCAGGTCGCCGACTGCGATCCGGACTGGGCCGCGGCGATCTGCGACGTACGACCGGGCGACATCCGCGACGCGGCACGGCTGCTCGGTACGGCGGAACGGCTGCTTTCGACTGTCCTGCAAGGCTTCTACCAGTCGCACCAGGCGACGGCAGCGGCCGTGCAGGTCAACAACGTGAACCTGATCCGCGGCATGCTCGGCCGGCCGGGCTGCGGGATCCTGCAGATGAACGGGCAGCCGACCGCGGAGAACACCCGAGAATGCGGCGCGGACGGCGACCTGCCGGGCTTCCGGAACTGGGCGAACGACGAACAGGTCGCCGACCTGGCGCGGGTCTGGAACGTCGACCCGCTGCAGATCCCGCACTACTCCGAGCCCACACACCTGATGCAGATGCTGCGCTACGTCGAGGACGGGTCGATCCGGTTCCTCTACGTCAGCGGGACGAACCCGGCGGTGTCGTTGCCCGAACTGCGCAGGATCCGCGAGCTGCTCACCCAGGATCGGCTGTTCCTCGTCGTCCAGGACATCTTCCTGTCCGAGACCGCGGACCTGGCCGACGTGGTGTTGCCGGCGGCAACCTGGGGCGAGAAGACCGGGACCTTCACGAACGCCGACCGGACGGTGCACCTGTCGGAGAAGGCAGTCGAGCCGCCGGGCGCGGCGCGTGCGGACCTGGACATCTTCCTCGACTACGCGCAGCGGCTCGACCTGAAGGACAAGGACGGACAGCCGCTGGTGAAGTGGACTGACGCGGAGGGTGCGTTCGAGGCGTGGAAGGAATGCAGTGCCGGAAGGCCCTGTGACTACACCGGTTTGAGCTACGAGAAGCTCCGTGGCGGACGCGGGATCCAGTGGCCCTGCAACGAGGAGCATCCGGACGGCACCGAGCGCATCTACGTGGACGGTGAGTTCTGGAGCGCGCCGTCGTACTGCGAGAGCTATGGCAAGGATCTGGTGACCGGAGCGCCGTTGGACCCGGTGGAGTACCAGGCGATGAATCCGTCCGGGAAGGCGGTGCTGAAGGCGGCGGAGTACCTGCCGCCGCACGAGCCGGCGACTCCGCAGTACCCGTATCTGCTCACGACTGGGCGAACGTTGTACCACTTCCACACCCGGACGAAGACGGGACGGGTACGACAGTTGCGGAACGCCGCACCGGACGTCTGGGTGGAGATGTCGGCGTACGACGCGGAGCTGCACGGCTGGGACGAGGGCGATCTGCTGCGGGTCAGCACGCCCCGCGGGAGTGTGGAGGCTCGGTTGCGGATCAGTGGCATCCGGTCGGGGACGCTGTTCCTGCCGTTCCACTACGGGTACTGGGACGCGCCGACCGGCCGGGCGGACCGGGCGGCGAACGAGTTGACCGTGACCGACTGGGATCCGAGCTCGAAGCAGCCGCTGTTCAAGTGCGCGGCCGCCAAGGTGGGACGCGTCGCTGTCGGGGACGCGCCGTCGGCGGCGCCGACGACGACGGCCTCGAAGCCGGTCGGTGGCGGGATCCGGCGGACCGTTGGCGGGATCGACGCCACCGTCGTCGAACATTTCGAGGCAGACCTGGAGGGGAGCCGGTGACGAAGAACAAGGTGGGTCTGGCGATCCGGGAGCTGCACCGGTCCGAGAACGACCTGGCCGCGGAACTGCTCCAGGCGTCCAGCCGGCACAAGGCCGAGCACGACATCTTCTATCTCGGCCGGGACCTGGCCAGGTGGTCGCAGGACCACGTCCGGGAGCTGGCGAGACATGGCAAGAACTACGACGTCGAACTCGACGCCGAGCCGCACGACGAACCCCGACTGCTGGCGACGGTCCGGCAGAAGGGCGCGGAGCTGATCGGCGGGCACCACGACCCGGCGCTCCTGCTGCTGAAGGATCTCCGCGAGATCCACCGCAAGGCCGCCGGTGTCTCGCTCGACTGGGAAGTGCTGGCTCAGACCGCCCAGGCGCTGAAGGATTCCGAGCTACTGGCGCTGACGAAGGCATGCCATCCGCAGACGCTTCGCCAGCTCCGGTGGGCCAACGCGTCCTTGAAGGCCAACGCCGCCCAGATCATGGTGACCCCTTAGCTCACGTCCCCACCTCGGCCTGCTGGCGGAGGCGCCCGAGGGCGGCCGTCCAGAACAGGTCGTAGTGATGGATCAGGCCGTGGCGGATGCCGCCGTGGGTCAGGATCAGGTGCGCACCCCGCAGCGCCGGGACCACGTCCACCAGGACCGTGCTGGACCGGTGCGGCGGATCGTCGAACGCGGCCTGGAAGTAGTGCGGGGGCTCGCAGGTCGTCACGATCCCGGTTTCCTGGGTCCGCGGACCTGTCGCCACCGTGAACGCACCGCGCTGTGTGTCGCTCAGGACCGCCGGCCCGAGCCAAGTGCTGAGGAGTTCCGGCCTGGTGATCAGCTTCCACAGGCGGCCCGCATCACAGTCAAATGTCCTGACATATCTGAGCTGTGGTGCCCGATTCGTGCGAGTCGTCCGTTGCGCGTCCGTCGTACGAGCCATACGGGTCCAGTGCCCGCCCATCGCCCTCCGCAGTCGCCCGGATCCACTTCACGTGCCCGCAATTGCCGGGAGACGGAAGCCGGGCTGACGATCAGAGCATGGTCAGTCGACGGCCGCGGGTGGGGCGCCTTTGCCGGTGAGGTGGGACGGTTCGCGTTTGCGGGGGAGCATCAGGGCCGGCACGAGCGTCAGGCCGACCAGCACCCACGCGACCCAGAAAGTGTGCGCGAACGCCTCGGCAGCGTCGACCAGGCCGCGGCTGATCGCGGCGGGGTCGAGATGGAGCTGGGCAAGGCTTTCCGGGCGGGTGTTGGACAGGATCGCCGCCTGGGTCTCGCGGATCCCCTCGCCGAGTCCGGGAATGTTCTGGGTGCCGGGGATGATCGGCGAGTTGTTGAGCTGGTTCGTCAGGATGACCGACATGGTCGCGACGCCGCACGAGGACGCGATCTGCTGGGTGATGTTGAGCAGCGTGGAGCCGCGCGCGACCTGCGGGCCGGAGAGCGTCCGCAGCGCGGACGTGAACAGCGGCATCATCGTTCCGCCCATCCCGAACCCCATCACGACCAGCATCGCGATAATTGCGCCGTACGACGTGGTCGCCGTGACCTGCGTCAACCCGAACATGCCGGCGACGATCAGCGCGATCCCGACCGGCACGATCCGCCCGACCGGCACCTTGTCGACCAGCCGCCCCGCGATCGGCATCGTCACCATCGCGCCGAGCCCCTGCGGCGCGACCAGGAGGCCCGCATGCAGCGTGGACTCGCCGCGGATCTGCTGGAAGTACGTCGGGACGAGCAGCAGCCCGCCGAAGAACGCGGCGGCGAACAGGAACATCGTGACGATCGAAACGGTGAGGTTGCGGTCGCGGAACAGCCGCAGATCGAGCAGCGGGTGCTCCGGCCGGAACGAGTGCCACACGAACGCCGCCATCAGCAGTACGCCGACCAGCATCGACACCCAGACGCGCGGTGCGCCGAAGTCGCCGTTCTCTGCGGGCAGGGACGAGACGCCGAACAGGAACAGCGCGAGTCCGGGCGACATCAGCGCCACCCCGACGAAGTCGAACGACTCCGCCCGTTCCGCGTGGTCCTTGGCCAGCGCGAACCACGCGTAGACCAGCGCGATCACGCCGAGCGGCACGTTGATCAGGAAGATCCAGTGCCAGCTCGCGATCTGGATCAGCCAGCCGCCCAGGATCGGCCCCAGGATCGGTCCGAGCAGCATCGGTACGCCGAGGATGGCCATCAGCCGCCCCATCCGGTGCGGCCCCGCGGCGCGGGTCATGATGGTCATGCCGAGCGGCATCAGCATGCCGCCGCCGAGGCCCTGCAGGACGCGGAACACGATCAGCATGTCGATGCTGGTTGCGGTGGCGCACAGCGCCGAGCCCGCGGTGAACAGGGAGATCGCGGCCATGTAGAGCCGTTTGGTCCCGAACCGGTCGGCCGCCCAGCCGGTCAGCGGGATCACGGTCGCCAGCGCGAGCGTGTACGCCGTGACGGTCCAGGCGACGTGGGAGTACGCGATCGGGCTGTCCGGCGTACCGAACTCGTCCTGGAAGGTGGGCAGCGCGACGTTCACGACCGTGATGTCGAGGATCGACATGATCGCGCCCAGCACCACGACGCCGGCGATCTTCAGCACCGCCGCGTCGATCTGGTCCGGGTACTCCGGCTGCGTCTCGGACTGGCTCACGATGGGACCCCCCTCGGGCACGCGTCAGGTCCTGTCCGAGATTACGCGCCCGGCCGGCGTCAGCGGGGAAGGAGGTCCGCGGCCTGCAGTTGTCGCCAGATCTCGGACTGGTCGACCACGGTGACGCCGAGCTTCTCCGCCTTGGTCAGTTTGGACGCGCCGACGTCGGCCCCGGTGATCAGGAAGTCGGTGCTGGCCGAGACCGACGAGGCGATCGTCGCCCCCGCCCGCTCGCACAGCCGCTGGAAGGCCGGGCGCGCGACCTTCTCGCCCGATCGCGGGTCGCTGATCGCTCCGGTGACCACGACCGTCTTGCCGGCCAGCGGCGCTCCGGCCGCGACGACCGGTGGCAGATCCTCTTCGCGTACGTCGAGTGACACGCCCGCTGCACGGAGTCGCTCGAGTTCGGGGCGGAGTCGCTCGAGGTGCTCGATCAGGGAGGCGGCGACCTTCGGGCCGATGTCCTCGACGGCGACGAGTCCGTCGACGCCCGCGTCGGCGACCTGCTCCAGTGAGCCGAACCCGGCGCGGCACAGGCGGGCCGCGGTGCCTTCGGACGCCATCGGGATCGCGAGGCCGATCAGCGCGCGCCGCAGGCCGACCTGGCGGCTGGTGTCGATCGACTCGATCATCCGGGCGGCCGAGACCTCACCGATCCGGTCGAACTCCAGCAGCCGCTCGGCGGTCAGGTGGTAGAAGTCCGACGGATTCTCCAGGATTCCGGCGTCGGCCAGCCGCTCGATCCAGACCCCGCCGATCGCGTCGATGTCGGCGGCCGCGCGGGAGGCCCAGTGGATCAGCCGGCGCACCGTCTGGGCGGGGCAGGAGACGTTGGTGCAGAACAGTTCGCGGCTGTTGCCCTGCTCGGTCAGCGGCTGCTCGCACGACGGGCACACCGACGGCGGCACGATGTCGCGCTCCGCCCCGGTGCGCTTCGACGCGTCGAGCACCCCGGCGACGAACGGGATGACGTCACCGGCCCGGCGGACCAGCACGGTGTCACCGATCTTGATGTCGCGGGCGCGGATGACCTCCTGGTT includes:
- a CDS encoding sigma-70 family RNA polymerase sigma factor: MTTSSPVQVPSSHAEQSARTESLLRAAHASRGQRREELVDEAIVAGIPLARTIARRYRGRGVDAEDLEQIAVEHLIRAVRNYRPTPGSDFRSYAVPTIRGGIRHHFRDHAWAIKLPRRLQEIQSRVNAVQTTMALELGHWPSSGELADAIGVDVADVIEAEQARGCFQPTSLDAERPSGSGTLNPVREVAEPGDTYELVDQVHSLLPVVDGLPERDQLILRRRFVDHRTQAEIGAEIGVSQMQVSRRLRTIIGHLQLALSA
- a CDS encoding DUF6328 family protein; this encodes MGSDSLAYERNGESSGERLDRHWNELLQELRLMQTGTQILFAFLLGIAFQGPFHGADDFTHAVYAGTLIAAALAVALFLAPVALHRVLYQQGQRDQLVTIAHWLTTSGMAFLVASMCGGVLIALDVVLPRSAALAVVAVVLVWFLVFWLVIPAYVRHKR
- a CDS encoding flavodoxin family protein — translated: MHALVLNCTLKPSPARSNTDQLAEVVVDGLQREKVNVERIRLVAQRMLERMDAMLSETDAAGRPVAYNRVAGVVVTGNEDGAHHVISEISGALCDIGYTIPGQSWTYWNKGPGPGPSYTETAEGHEWSAKTGRAMASNLAAEARALADNPIPAPSG
- a CDS encoding SRPBCC family protein, which gives rise to MSENECQIQASAEDVFAVLTDGWSYAAWVVGASRIRDVDPPWPEPGGNIHHSVGAWPLLIDDTTTSLEYEPLKRLRLRVRVWPAGHGEVEFRVTETADGCRIVMTEQSTSGPISLLPTAAADLVLHPRNAETLRRLKLLAEKRS
- a CDS encoding molybdopterin oxidoreductase family protein, yielding MGKIDRIAEPWGTRAPYGPGERWPVRVDLRLDDGVSPADVDAWVQSATILHSNGDGLDIAVKDGRIVGVRGRAVDRVNHGRLGPKDLFGYQANNSADRLTTPLIRRDGELVETDWETAMTAVAGRTKELLAERGPSSIGFYTTGQLFLEEYYTLALVGHGGVGTNHLDGNTRLCTATAAAALKESFACDGQPGSYTDIDHADVIALYGHNMAETQTVLWTRILDRLAGPNPPKLLCADPRRTPVAEAATIHLAPRPGTNVALMNAILHEIIANAWVDRDYVDRHTVGYDELEKQVADCDPDWAAAICDVRPGDIRDAARLLGTAERLLSTVLQGFYQSHQATAAAVQVNNVNLIRGMLGRPGCGILQMNGQPTAENTRECGADGDLPGFRNWANDEQVADLARVWNVDPLQIPHYSEPTHLMQMLRYVEDGSIRFLYVSGTNPAVSLPELRRIRELLTQDRLFLVVQDIFLSETADLADVVLPAATWGEKTGTFTNADRTVHLSEKAVEPPGAARADLDIFLDYAQRLDLKDKDGQPLVKWTDAEGAFEAWKECSAGRPCDYTGLSYEKLRGGRGIQWPCNEEHPDGTERIYVDGEFWSAPSYCESYGKDLVTGAPLDPVEYQAMNPSGKAVLKAAEYLPPHEPATPQYPYLLTTGRTLYHFHTRTKTGRVRQLRNAAPDVWVEMSAYDAELHGWDEGDLLRVSTPRGSVEARLRISGIRSGTLFLPFHYGYWDAPTGRADRAANELTVTDWDPSSKQPLFKCAAAKVGRVAVGDAPSAAPTTTASKPVGGGIRRTVGGIDATVVEHFEADLEGSR
- a CDS encoding type I 3-dehydroquinate dehydratase, whose protein sequence is MTKNKVGLAIRELHRSENDLAAELLQASSRHKAEHDIFYLGRDLARWSQDHVRELARHGKNYDVELDAEPHDEPRLLATVRQKGAELIGGHHDPALLLLKDLREIHRKAAGVSLDWEVLAQTAQALKDSELLALTKACHPQTLRQLRWANASLKANAAQIMVTP
- a CDS encoding SRPBCC family protein; translated protein: MGGHWTRMARTTDAQRTTRTNRAPQLRYVRTFDCDAGRLWKLITRPELLSTWLGPAVLSDTQRGAFTVATGPRTQETGIVTTCEPPHYFQAAFDDPPHRSSTVLVDVVPALRGAHLILTHGGIRHGLIHHYDLFWTAALGRLRQQAEVGT
- a CDS encoding DHA2 family efflux MFS transporter permease subunit, which produces MSQSETQPEYPDQIDAAVLKIAGVVVLGAIMSILDITVVNVALPTFQDEFGTPDSPIAYSHVAWTVTAYTLALATVIPLTGWAADRFGTKRLYMAAISLFTAGSALCATATSIDMLIVFRVLQGLGGGMLMPLGMTIMTRAAGPHRMGRLMAILGVPMLLGPILGPILGGWLIQIASWHWIFLINVPLGVIALVYAWFALAKDHAERAESFDFVGVALMSPGLALFLFGVSSLPAENGDFGAPRVWVSMLVGVLLMAAFVWHSFRPEHPLLDLRLFRDRNLTVSIVTMFLFAAAFFGGLLLVPTYFQQIRGESTLHAGLLVAPQGLGAMVTMPIAGRLVDKVPVGRIVPVGIALIVAGMFGLTQVTATTSYGAIIAMLVVMGFGMGGTMMPLFTSALRTLSGPQVARGSTLLNITQQIASSCGVATMSVILTNQLNNSPIIPGTQNIPGLGEGIRETQAAILSNTRPESLAQLHLDPAAISRGLVDAAEAFAHTFWVAWVLVGLTLVPALMLPRKREPSHLTGKGAPPAAVD